The following is a genomic window from Aquila chrysaetos chrysaetos chromosome 2, bAquChr1.4, whole genome shotgun sequence.
GAGCGGTGCCCAGGCCGCGGCGCGGTTGCCTGAGGGCTGGCGGTGAGGCGCAAGCGAGAGCGTCGCTGGAAGCCGAGGTTTTGTAACTGCTGGGCGGTGAATCGGTGCTGGCGTTAGATCGGCGTGCCGGTAAAACCTTGCGTAGGGACAAAAATCGGGCGAAAGTAAAAGTGTATTAAAATTTCCCGTTTTCTTCTGCTTGGTACTCGGAGGGAGCAAGGACGAGTCAGTGCTGAGCGGGGCTCGGCTTGACTGCGggctgcagcttttctgtgcctttcctttctgctggtTATGCTTTGGTTTGGGACGGGTTTGCCGGTGGGGCCCAGAAATGGACGGGGTCACTGTTCAGGCCCTTGCTGCTTTCCTGGTGTGTGCTTCACCTCAGTCCCAGGGGGGCGTGGAAGCCCTGCGTGTGGGGTTTCTTTCTTAGGAACTTGCCTCCTACCTTACTGAGTGTGTGACAGAGAAAATGTGAATTCCTTCAATGCAGTTTTAGTCCACGGTGCATAACTTAATCGGAGTATGAAAGTAATAGTAGTGAATTTTACCATGAGTGAAGGAAGATATGTGGCATATAGAGAATATGTGTGGGGTGACTGGCTCCAATCTTAACAGAAAAGATAAACCGATTTGACATCGGTTTAGGATTTATCCTGTggcaaaaaccaaacacacctcctaccaacaccccccccccccccccccaaaacccaggcAACTTGTCTGTCCAATTTTATGAGTCAGTGAGAATAGCCTCTGTACAGAGCATTGAACATTAAGGCTCTCCCTTATGAATTAAAGAATAGCAGTGTGGCATTGCTGTTCCTACCAACAGTGATGTAgacagaagcaaacagaaggttttcagaatttttccaaagctttgtAAAAAAACCTATTGAAGTGCAGTCTCTCATGTTAAGTTCTTTGGTCTTCGCAAACCTCTCTGTAATTCTAAACAAGATACGTTGAGGGGGGCAAACTGCTGGATGATTTATGGAGAAGTATGTAGTATGGCTGCTGTAGGACTTAATATCTGAGAAGTCTTGTCATCTGTGGCTGCCAGATGAGACTGCCATTCTGGTCCATATGGCAGCAGGGTCTACCTGTTGTGAATTAGTGATTTTCTTGCAGGGATAATACTTTACAATTATATAGATGCCATCTTTTAGAAACCTTCTTCTTGAGGTTGTTTTTGCTGGTGTTACTCATAGTACCTAAACTTACTTACAGTGAAAGGGATGAAGAGGAATTGCTTTTTTCtatgttcagttttattttaagtattttacttagtttttcttatttgcatGGGTATTTCACATCACAGGGAGGGGGGAATACATAAGGTGGAAATCATTAAGTAAACTAGAACTCTGAGCAAGTGTAATActtgatgttatttttcatttctttttccgATGGCTTAGATTTCTAGCtattatctgttttaaaaatgaaacagttttacaaaaatcctgtatgtaatttttttaatctcttctctttttcattaaagGTGGAGATAAACTACAGTAACTAAAGTAAGATAGCTCTGGATACTAGTTTTGctgttaaattaatttcaaaccCATTAATTGCCTTGCTGGAAGTGAATTCAAGTTTACCAATATGGCTCTGACTGTTActttgctgaacagtgcttactTATGTGGTAGATGCTGCAGTCACAAAGTTTTGCACCCCTTACTTGGACCTCTCCTCAGCGATTCCACGTCAAAATTATATAGCAGCTACAGGAGGCCAGGGTCACAGCCTGAGAAAAAACCGTCTTGGCAAAGTACTGATTTCAGTTTTAAGAAGGGCATTAATGTCTTAAAGACTCAGCTAAGCATGCTGAAGGAGGAGACCAAAGATTACTTGATAGGACCTGGAGGCTATCCACTCAGTCAGTACCTGCTGGAACAGACAAAGGTGTTGTGGGAGTTTCGGAGCCAAGAAGATTTAAATAAATGGGTTATTTCCTCTGATGTAGAGATTGGAGGGAAAAGCGAAGTTTACCTTAAACTGGGTAGGAATAACCAGGCTGCTCTGCTGTATGGAACCCTCAATACGGAAGTGCCTCGTGATGGGGAGACAAAATACAGTGGATATTGTAGTATGAGAGCTAAACCACCAGTGGTAAGTACAGCTTCATGTTTGCATAGCTTCTGTTACTTAATCGGAGGCCATTTTTATGTAAACCCAGTGACAACAAGTGGACTGTTGTTTACTGCGGTTGAAACTGATCACTTTCAGGAGTACTAGCTATTCCTTCAGGGATGTAATAGCTGCTGTGTCCTTTGACCTGGAAGGAACTtcttggattttgttttcctttcttagaaGAGGAATAATATATGTTTGATCATTTACTTATGTACAATAGGGCATCCACTCATTAAGACAGCCCTGTTTTCAGCCTCCTTGCAAATGAAGGTCTGTAATGAACCTTTATACCCCAAATTGATATGATTAACATAGATTATGTCTCTAAATTTGAAGTTAATTGAATGTGTCATAAGGACAAATTTTCTGGGCTTTAACTTGGCTTATTCGTCAAACTTGGTTTAGGTGAATGagctcatctttttttctcacaggaacagaaaataatgctttgaaaagtactttttaaaagcctgacTCCTACTGTACATCAGAAAAAGCAAGATACAAATCTTCGATAGCTCGGAATTGACCAAAATGGAACCAGAAATGGATGTTATTATTGATACTGCTTGTTTCATCccttatttttaaacacctttaaaagcaaaggaacaTTTTGACTCAGTGTATCAAATGCTTAGCTTTTTAGTCAGTTCTATTGTTTGTGACTTAGCACAAGTACACAGGTAAAATATCTTCTGGGCCAGAAACTTGGAGAGCAGAGAATATGAATGAGTAAAATCAATGGGCAGATGAGAGGCAGATGAACACCGATTAATATGGTGGCACTGGGTCAGAGGAACGGAACAGCAAGTTGAATCTCAATGTGAGTTAAATTTCCTGGACTGCTCCTGACTTGTGCAAATGTGACTCAAACTTTCACCTCCTAATTCTGAAGTATTGGAGTGCATCAGTCCGTCTTTATAATGCAGTTTGAAATCAGAGGGTGAAAACGTAAATACAAAGGCTTTTCTCTATTTAAGTAAAAAGGCTCAAAACTGGCAAAGGCATAAAACAAAGTAGTCATAGGCCTTGTATTAATGTATTGATGATCTACTCATCTTATTACTGATGAGTTAGTAGAAGGACAGTTGATAGGTAACCGTAGTAGTGCTGTAAAATAAAGGGGAAACCTCTGAATTTTTGGTGCTAATTTTGACTTGGTTTAAGCAATCCTGGGCAAGAATGGCCCCGACTCCTGCTGCCTCATCGCTCCAAGTGACCTCAGCGTAACTCTATGTAGACTCTTGGATCTGCCTGTGTGCAAATCACAACACCGGGACTTTTAAGATcttgggaaaaaatgcagtcGAGAATTAGACATGCTTGCAATCCATATAATTATGCACAGTTAATGACAAAAAGTGTTGGGAAACATTAAATGCTTCCAGTGCTTACGTCAGTCTTCAATAAGGAAAGTTACCACAGGGGATAAATTATCCCACTTCTTCAATTTCTTGTAATTGCCTCTGCATAATCTAGTACTGACCACAGAATATTAAACTTAATGAACTACATAACTAGTGATCCATCACTACAGTGTTTGTGTACTTGCCTGGTAGGGAATTTGGTCCTAGGAAGCAGGTCTGATTTCTGATAGTTACAAGATTGCGGTTTATAATTAAAGCATGAGTCCTCAGAGTGGTAATACTGCAATTTGTGGGCTCTGATACAGTGCTGAAGGAAATTCAGTGCGATCAGCAACTAGTATGATGAATGAGTAACCCAGTTTTCAGTATGTCACAGTAGATATTATTTGACATAATAATGAGGACAGTGATCAAAGCAATAGTGCTCTGTTCTTCATAATGGAAGTTTCCCTCTATTAAGGAGgaataattctattttttaataatttgtagGGATCTTTTGCTAGGAAGAAGTATTACGACTGGTCAAACTTCAACAGTCTGTATTTACGTGTCCGTGGCGATGGCAGACCTTGGATGGTAAACATTTATACAGACCCTTACTTCTCTCATCAAAAGGATGACCTCTACAGCTACTTCATGTTCACCCGAGGAGGCCCATATTGGGAGGAAATAAAGGTGAACTAATGAGTCTTCCAAACTAACGAGACTGTCTTGGGGGTCCGGGCCATAGGTCTGTGGAAGGGGAATTCTTTCAACAGTCACAGTTTGTTGCTATTGCTGTCCATACAACAGTGTTTCTGTTATGTATCCTTATACAACAGACATGTGCCTTTGGCTTGGGAATTCCAAAACTGTAAATCACTGGATTGTGGGAGGGCACGCTGTGTCAATTGTATTAAAGATTTGAACCACTATACGTTCACCTAAACACCTGATGTTAGAAACAGCGACTGAAGCTTAGCAGGTGTTGCCAGGAATATTCTCTGTGATAACCATTTTTTCTGGAATACAAATGGACGTAGGCTGGTGTAGGATTTGTACCCTGTGACAGGATTTGCTTAACCTGCTGACTCGCTGGAGCCAGTTGGAGATTCAGAGGTGTGGTCTG
Proteins encoded in this region:
- the NDUFAF1 gene encoding complex I intermediate-associated protein 30, mitochondrial, whose translation is MALTVTLLNSAYLCGRCCSHKVLHPLLGPLLSDSTSKLYSSYRRPGSQPEKKPSWQSTDFSFKKGINVLKTQLSMLKEETKDYLIGPGGYPLSQYLLEQTKVLWEFRSQEDLNKWVISSDVEIGGKSEVYLKLGRNNQAALLYGTLNTEVPRDGETKYSGYCSMRAKPPVGSFARKKYYDWSNFNSLYLRVRGDGRPWMVNIYTDPYFSHQKDDLYSYFMFTRGGPYWEEIKIPFSKFFLSSRGRVQDHQHPVWLDKISTLGFTIGDKVDGPFQLEIDFIGLLKDRAHTEEFAYETYEKV